A region of the Fusobacterium periodonticum ATCC 33693 genome:
CTTTTAATTTGCGCAATTTCATATCTTCTTTTAATACTGCAAAAGCTCCTTCTACTTGAATACTTCTATTCATTCTTAATTGCTTTCCAAATTCACTTTCTATATTATCTTTTGATTCTTTTGATAATTTTCTAAATTTATAATTATATCTGACTTTCTTTTCTGTTTCTGGGTTTCTAAAATATATTGTTTTTTTATCTTTCCCATAATACAAAAATTCTAGTTCTAATCCATCTTTTCTAAACAGTCTATTTTCTTCTTCATTATATTCTAAATTTTCTACTCTATTTAAATCTTTTTTATACTTTCTTGTCTTTGATTTCTCATAATATATTGGTTTTATGTATGATACATAATTGTTATTTTCTAAATACTCATAGTTAGGAAGACTTTCATAACCAGCATCAGCTACAACATTTATAATTTCAATATTTTGAGACTTAATTTTTTCAAGAAATGGAACTAAAGTTTTAGAGTCTGAAGGATTATGAAAAATTTCATAAGAAGCTATATATTCGCTAATAACTCCAATTTGAAGATTATATCCAGGCTTTAATTGACCATTGCGCATGTGATCTTCCTTCATTCTCATAAATGTTGCATCATTATCTGTTTTAGAAAAACT
Encoded here:
- a CDS encoding IS1182 family transposase, with the protein product SFSKTDNDATFMRMKEDHMRNGQLKPGYNLQIGVISEYIASYEIFHNPSDSKTLVPFLEKIKSQNIEIINVVADAGYESLPNYEYLENNNYVSYIKPIYYEKSKTRKYKKDLNRVENLEYNEEENRLFRKDGLELEFLYYGKDKKTIYFRNPETEKKVRYNYKFRKLSKESKDNIESEFGKQLRMNRSIQVEGAFAVLKEDMKLRKLKVKGKESAKREIGVFCIAYNFNRYLAKLVRKKQGVILHPLKIA